In Coregonus clupeaformis isolate EN_2021a chromosome 15, ASM2061545v1, whole genome shotgun sequence, one genomic interval encodes:
- the gpr107 gene encoding protein GPR107, with protein sequence MATDKIYMLTATIVLFLLFLRESHCRLHHLILKDDIRQKVHLNTFGFYKHGYMIVNMSSLTLTGENLDKIDSSTVGFSLDRTSSNGFSTYLDDQDLDYCVLKKSPSSDVAVALLLFDFKKNEVKMKMSSEENVFPDILPGLRETIGVETGADQQKPVKVKEDANPVGDHGDGESKSKRDVAEKKAEVPFPLHRNKEVFSFQFHFNVSTDEQQGLYNFYFHNCYSKDTQMVNPLRFSMEISIEEKNPNSFLSAGEIPLPKLYIIMSMFFFFLGTLWLHVLRTQRADVYKIHWLMTALPFTKSLSLIFHAIDYYYISNQGFPIEGWAVVYYITHLLKGALLFITIALIGTGWAFVKHILSDKDKKIFMIVIPLQVLANVAYIILESTEEGTTEYGLWKEVLFLVDLLCCGAILFPVVWSIRHLQEASSTDGKAAINLAQLKLFRHYYVMIVCYIYFTRIIAILIKFIVPFQWKWLYQLLDELATLAFFFLTGHKFRPASYNPYLLLSVEDDVEMEEVITTSTAMGDGVKKVKRSANGPAEERESMA encoded by the exons ATGGCGACCGACAAAATATATATGTTGACGGCTACTATTGTGTTATTTTTGTTATTTCTCAGAGAAAGCCATTGCAGGTTACATCACCTTATACTCAAG GATGACATTCGGCAGAAAGTCCACCTGAACACTTTTGGCTTCTACAAACATGGTTACATGATAGTGAATATGTCCAGTCTTACCCTTACTGGGGAGAATCTGGACAAGATTGACAGCTCCACG GTTGGATTCAGTCTGGATAGGACGAGCAGCAATGGCTTCTCCACGTATTTA GATGATCAAGATCTGGACTACTGTGTCCTTAAGAAGTCTCCCAGCAGTGATGTCGCTGTGGCACTGCTGTTATTTGACTTCAAGAAAAATGA GGTGAAGATGAAAATGTCATCTGAGGAGAATGTGTTCCCTGACATCCTCCCTGGCCTCCGAGAGACGATAGGCGTTGAGACTGGAGCTGACCAACAGAAACCTGTAAAGGTGAAAGAGGACGCCAACCCTGTGGGAGACCATGGTGACG GTGAGAGTAAATCCAAGCGGGATGTTGCAGAG AAAAAGGCTGAAGTGCCTTTTCCACTCCATAGAAACAAAGAAGTATTTTCCTTTCAG TTTCACTTCAACGTCAGCACAGACGAGCAGCAAGGCCTGTACAACTTCTACTTCCACAACTGCTACAGCAAAGACACTCAAATGGTTAACCCCCTCCGCTTCAGCATGGAA ATCAGCATCGAGGAGAAGAACCCCAACAGCTTCCTGTCTGCTGGAGAGATCCCCCTGCCAAAGCTCTACATCATCATGTCTATGTTCTTCTTTTTCCTCGGAACACTGTGGTTGCACGTTCTCCGCACTCAGCG TGCTGATGTCTATAAAATCCACTGGCTCATGACAGCTCTCCCCTTCACCaagtctctctcactcatcttCCACGCG ATTGACTACTACTACATCTCTAACCAGGGCTTCCCCATAGAAGGATGGGCTGTGGTCTACTATATCACTCACCT ACTGAAGGGGGCACTCTTATTCATCACCATTGCCCTGATAGGGACCGGCTGGGCTTTTGTCAAGCACATCCTCTCGGATAAGGACAAGAAGATCTTCATGATCGTCATTCCACTACAG GTGCTGGCAAACGTGGCGTACATAATCTTAGAGTCGACAGAGGAGGGCACCACGGAGTACGGCCTGTGGAAAGAGGTGCTCTTCCTAGTGGACCTGCTGTGCTGCGGTGCCATCCTCTTCCCTGTGGTCTG GTCCATCAGACATTTACAAGAGGCGTCATCAACAGATGGGAAAG CTGCCATCAACCTTGCCCAGTTGAAGCTCTTCAGGCACTACTATGTGATG attGTATGCTATATTTATTTCACCCGTATAATCGCCATTCTCATCAAGTTCATTGTTCCCTTTCAGTGGAAGTGGCTGTACCAG CTATTGGATGAGCTGGCCACGCTGGCGTTCTTCTTCCTGACGGGCCATAAGTTCCGCCCGGCCTCCTACAACCCCTACCTGCTGCTCTCTGTGGAGGATGACGTGGAGATGGAGGAAGT